The nucleotide sequence CCTGGAAGGAGGGAGAATAAGACAGAGGAAATTGAACCAGTAGGTATAACAATTGCTTGGACCTTCCTCtattttgtatgattttttttctgcatgaaaactttaaaaagtaaTTTCTCAATACCAATGCAATGGCAGCAGGTCCAACTGGTACAGCATACATGGAAACCAGCAACATTAAAAGTTCCTTTGAAGACAGGTAAATGATACATGAAAAGCGACCACAATTCTATCGTCTCTGAAGACCAGCCGTGTGCAGTATTGTTGGCTCATGCTGAACTTGGCTTAAATTTGGAATTCCAGTCTGTAATGGAAGTTGTACTGTGTAGGTGTAACCAGGATTGGGATAATGAGAAGAAACTGGGTAGAGTTGTTCATATGTAGGGTATTGTGCATACAAGGCTACACTGGATTCCAGGTATGAGGTGGAGGGCAGAACCAAGCCCGGTTGAATGATGGTCTGTGGGATCAGGTATGGTCCAACTCTGGAATGAATAGGTTGATAAAAAGTTAAGAGTATTAATAATCTCTTACTGGAGATAGAAAAAAGAACATGCAGATAACACAAAATCCATGTTAAATCCTGTCATCCAAAATGAGAAATCTCCCATTTAAAGGCCTTTACCAAGATCAGTCTACTCCTGGAAATTATTTGAAAGGTGTACAGAAAAGTGATGCTATGACAATATTAAGTTATTACACAAATTTGTGCCTCAACTTGTTAATACTGTCATAGCATCACTTTTGAACACTGTCAGCTTGCTCAATGAAAGTATATTCACTGGAATCTTTAAGTTATGGGTTCAAACTTCACCCCATGTGCTATGGAACACAACAAATTAAACAAAACTTTTCTGGAAGTGTGTTAAAGTTGGACAGTCTTATATACATCTTTTATACTGTGAAACCTGTCAGACTTGAAAGAGTATCAAGATTGATTCCACTTTATATCAGGCATATAATAAACTCAGAACCAGATGGAAAAGGAGCTCATAGAAGCTCGTCAACCTCAGTAAACATACACTGAGGAACAGGAGTGGGGAAAATAAAAGATCTAACCATGCTTCATTGATCTACCTAACTTCACCTTTTTGAAATTGAAAAAAGTTTGCTTTTGCTTAACATGTGTACTGAGGACCTTCTCCAAATCAGTTTcagaaaatatataaatataacaGGATAATTTTTCATTtcttcagtggggggggggggggggaaggaaatgTACTTACATTAGGGCAAACTTATAAACTCTCTTCAAAATCAGCATCATTCCAATGCATTCATGGTCCTGTCTATAGCTGAAATAGCCAAATTCTATTCAGTTTCATCAAATCTGCACGTGCATTGATAATGGTTACCCATCCATTTCTGGCACCGCAGAACTAATCTCTCACAGCACCAGATTTTTAAAGCAAACTAAATAAAAAAAGCTCTCTTCTCTTAGATCCTGCAGATTTTGTATTTCAGATTGGCTCACAAGTAAAATGCTTACCCATAAGGTCTCTGCATCAGAGCCGAGTGAACTTGTAGGCCAAGACTTCCTGatttaagttaaaaaaaaaaggtgaAAAGTGTATTAATAAATAAACCAGTTCTTTGTTAACCTGTGAAAAGATCAAATTTAGGCCAGGACAGGTCTAAAGTACAAACAAACATCTCGATTGTTAGTTTTTTTTCGATACTTTAATTCATTGAATTTCCTGACCTTTATTCACGGACCTAAGAGCACCAGCAGTGGTAATGGAATTGAACTGAACGATGATGCCCCTTGGACTATGATCAGGTAGCTTATTGCCACCTGGATCACTTGCCCAAGGTATTAAATTGCCACTGTTAAATCATGAATCAAGGGCAAGCCCGTGGCACAGCCAGCAGAACTATATTGCCTCACAGTGCCAGACATCCAGGTTCAGTCATCTGTACGGAGACCACTTTCTCTATAATGGAAGAGCTTTCCTCCAGGTGGTCCGGttccctcccatatcccaaagacgtGTGGGCTGGTACATTAATTGCCCTTGGTATGTAGGCTGGTGACAGAATGAGGTGGGAACTGATGAGAATGGGAGGaggattaataaaaaaaaaagtgggaATAATATTTGAATAGTGTTAATGATTGCAGATCATCAAGGACTTAGTGGGCTGTAAAGCTCTCTTGATGACAGTACATCAGTAAACCATAAAAAAAGAGGATTTTCTAACAATAAGCACCCTAAAATTCATCCAGATAGAGTATAGGATGTGAAAAAAAAGGGAAGAGTCCCAGGGaacacagaatctacttaaacaGTGACTTTAAGTAAAAGGCAAGAGATTTTTATTTTTGAACTTGCCTTTCTTCCACAAACTTCTTACTCACTGAAGCTATGTCAGAACAGATCAATCCAATTTCTCTGCGCATTAACCCACCCGATTCTCCTACCTACACGATATACAATTTACAGcaggcaattaacctaccaaccagcacatcttgggaatgtgggaagCATCTGGAAGAAACTCAAGCACCATACGTATGGCGCCTGAGATCAGGATCAAAGCTGggtctctagaacagaaacgcgaTAGGGCTGTGCCACTGCACGACCCACAAGTATACTTTCATCTACTTAAAATAATTGATACATACTGCATAACCCAAGCTTTTAGCCATGATCAGTCATTAATGGACCCATGTTTTAGATAATTCAGTCTGCCAAATATTCCTGACTGAGATGTTAAACAGCAGGTACACTAAGAGAAAATCTGAAAACGGAACAAACTTAATGAACAAAGTTGGACAATTTAAAGTTGATTTTTCTATATACAAATTACTTGCTTTACTACCTAAAATAACTATTACTATTTGTTCAAACAGGATAAATGACAGTAATTTGGAAATATTTGTCCAGCATTATGAGGGAACAATCGTCAGAGTAAATGTTCAATCATCAATGAATGTTGTCTAGCTGGCATCATCCTTGCCTTGTTTAAAATAAAGCAACTAGAATTTATTGTAGTATTTATTAGAAATTACATGAATAAGGGTGGGTATGACCTTTTACATTCAAAACTAACACAAGTTAGAGATCAAGATGATGCAGTGAGGTCTCAGGATTTCTGGGATTTATTTGAACAGTACCGTGTATCAGATTGCAATTTCTTTTCAGAATCAGGAAGTACAAGTAAAATCTCAAAATGAAAGGAATAAAATGAAGGTTATTTATGTTGATAATTATTAAAATTTGAAGCAGGAGCTACCCCACTTAGATAAAATAATTTTCAGTGAAAATTGGGTTGCTGACAGTAGTTTTGTCTTaccaataataatttaaaaaagacTGAAATGTCTGTTTTCTGCTCCAAGCCTAATTTGCAAATAGAGGAACAATACATTCAAATGAAGAACCAGACACACGTTACTATTTTGGGGTAGGTTAATCCATTTTCTGTGCATCTCAGACAACatgtattttgtttttcaatAACTGTACAGAACAATTGTCCAATTGTCTCAAATAAATGCTCTGCATGCGTTACTCTTTTTAAAGCAGTAAATTCCCAGTCAATTTTAATTAATCATATATATCCAAAAATAGACCttgttttactatatgttacacTTGATCAAATTAAACGCATGTAGTACTCAAAAATTCCTCAAGACTTGTCCTGGGCCctgcacacaagtgcaattacgaagaaagcacagcagcgcatcCAATTCCTTCGAAGTTTGTGAAggtctaaaactctgacaaacttctatagatttgtaatgaagagtatattgactggttgcatcacagcctggtatagaaacaccaatgctcctgaatggaaaatcttaccaaaaaaaaaagtggatacggcccagtccatcctgAGAAAAGTCCTCCACGCCATTGAACACATCTGCAcagaatgctgtcacaggaaagcagcatctatcagggacccctaccacacaggtcatgctctcttcccgctgcttccatcaggaaggtagtactggagcctcaagacccacaccaccaggttcagtgacagttattaaccctcagccatcaagctcttgaaccaacggggataatttcacttggccattcactgaactgttcccacaatctatggactcagttcaaggacccttcatctcatgttcttgatatttactgattatttttcttttatattaacacaggttgttgtcttttgcacactggttgttcgtccaccctgttgggtgcagtcttttgtcaattctattatggttcttggatttactgtgttgtataggcatccattagtctcatgagaccatggatttgcaccttggaaggtttttccagggcgcaggcctgggcagggttgtatgggagaccagcagttgcccaagctgcaagccttcccctctccacgccaccgatgttgtccaagggaagggcactaggacccatgcagcttggcaccggtgttgttgcagagtaatgtgttgttaagtgccttgctcaaggacacaacatgctgcctcagctgaggctcgaaccactgaccttcagatcactagacctgataccttatccactaggccatgccATGTGCCAACCCAAGTTACTGTGTaagcctgtaagaaaatgaatctcagggttgtattaaGTGACACctgtgcactttgataataaatgtactttgagcaaacttatatttaaaatgttgatcaTGCTCATAATAGCGAGAATAgattcccagaaacagagggagtAGTAATTTTCCACTGGCAAGTAAATTTTAATGGATGTCAAAATCAGACATACCAGTTCACAAACAATATCCAAGAACTGAATTTAAGTTGACAGGTCAGGATGAAACTGAACAATAGAACCATATTATATTGAGAAATAACACAAGAACTTGGCACTGCATAAATTCAGGAAGTTGTCATTATTCAGGAAGTTGCTTTAAGAGGGCAGACAACTTGTGGTAATtgtggaagagaaaaaaaaacataaataaataatcgAGAATGTGAGATTAAGAGTCCACAGCCTATGTActcatttcaaggactcttcatctcatgttctcaatatttattgtttatttatttatatattatcaatacaataaagaaagaaatgaacagtttgttgtctgttgGACACCCTagttagtgtggtctttcattgatcctaatACAGTTGTAATTCTATTGAGTATGCTcttaaagaaaatgaatctcagggttgtatacaatgacatatacatagtttgataataaatttaccttgaactttgctTATTAAAGGAGAAACAATACCAGATTAAGTGACCTAACCAACCACATTCAAATTCAAGTCAAAGCTGTGTTCCCAATGTTCTCCCTCTGGTACATCCCAAAAACTGTTAAACATACCTGAAGGTACAGTGCGTTGTTTGGCCCCAAGGTAAGCAAGATTTACGTTAGTTTTTCTTCCATCAATGATGGGATTGGGATCTTTACATGCCCTCTCCGCTGCAGCCCAATCTGCCATGGTGACCTGTAATTCAAGCAATAAAATTAGAGATGATGCATGAAACTTAAGTTTTAACATTCAAGGATTAGTTCAGGGATACATTTCCCCAGCCTCGAGTTTGACCCCGACCTCATCAGGTCAAAAGGATCAAACTTCAAAGTTCTCTGTATTTGGCTTTCCAACTCAGGTAATCCTTGCACAGGTAAGAGTTCAACAAAAGGTAGTTGTCATCCAATACTTCAACCAAGTGTTCATGCACATGCAAACCTGGGCAGAGTATCAGTGTGACCTATTCAATCAGGTCAGGCGTATTTAACCAGATCACACCAACGGCCACCAGCTAGCTGCAGTGTATTCCGGACGTTCATGCTGTGACATACAATGCAAAAGTACAAAATATGCTTGTGGTTGCATCTTATAATGTCACAGGAGCTCATTCAACCCATTGCATCCACGTGATTTTCAAAGTAATAAccccattcctgttttccctATACTCTTGCAACTTGGTCTCTCTCATACGTGTCTAACTGCCTTTAGATTCCTTTCGCCATTAAGCTATTCTACAGATGCCTACAACACTCAGTTAACCTACTAGCATTTCTTTTGGATGTGGGAGAAAAttgggagcacctggaggaaggcCAACCTCCAGGACATGCAACAGACTGTGTTCGACATGTGGGTCAAGCTCCTGGAGCAGAGAGGCAGCAACACCATTACACCACTGCACCTAATCTCAGTCCACCCCGGACTCACCTTCAAGTCCAAGTGCTTCTCATTGTTAGAAAAGGGAGGGTCAGGGCACACTTGACATCTGAGCCCTCAGATTTACACCAGCTGTAACTATTCCATTAATCACTGCCTCATTAATCCAACATGTCATGAACTTCCATTAaaaagttcagaatcaggtttattaacactgacatacctcatgaaatttgttgttgtagataaacattaattatttttctttgtttcatcagGTCTTTATATTTTAAATTAGTGGTAATCTTTAAGTAATTTAAACAAAATttaaaacaatttcatttaagtAGTTTTAAAACAGTGCTGAATATCAGAGAGAACTCGGATGTGAAACAGACTTCTACAGCACAGCCTCTTGAGACGGCAGTGCATGATCAATCTAAAAGACGGCCAGAGGACCAGAGTCAATGTTGTTTGGAGCCTCATGGCTGTGAAAGGTCAGTGTTGGAGGAGGGGGTCGGAAAAGGACAATCACAAGTACAGGGTTCAACCTTGCACAACCTGGGCCAAAGATAACTACTTAGGCCCGGGGAGAAGAGGCGATCTGGTTATTTACCTTGCAGAGCCAAATTATGACAACCATTTGGAGATTTCTG is from Hypanus sabinus isolate sHypSab1 chromosome 30, sHypSab1.hap1, whole genome shotgun sequence and encodes:
- the LOC132383483 gene encoding RNA-binding protein 38-like isoform X2, with the translated sequence MSIFSPWFEVSRNLQMVVIIWLCKVTMADWAAAERACKDPNPIIDGRKTNVNLAYLGAKQRTVPSGSLGLQVHSALMQRPYGVGPYLIPQTIIQPGLVLPSTSYLESSVALYAQYPTYEQLYPVSSHYPNPGYTYTVQLPLQTGIPNLSQVQHEPTILHTAGLQRR
- the LOC132383483 gene encoding RNA-binding protein 38-like isoform X1, whose protein sequence is MNKDRLFRKLFVGGLPYHSNEGSLRRHFQRFGEIEEAAVITDKLTGRSRGYGFVTMADWAAAERACKDPNPIIDGRKTNVNLAYLGAKQRTVPSGSLGLQVHSALMQRPYGVGPYLIPQTIIQPGLVLPSTSYLESSVALYAQYPTYEQLYPVSSHYPNPGYTYTVQLPLQTGIPNLSQVQHEPTILHTAGLQRR